A window of the bacterium genome harbors these coding sequences:
- a CDS encoding OsmC family protein — MPARAASAEWKGTLKEGHGIMKMTSGAYEGPYTFASRFESGKGTNPEELIAAAHSGCFSMALSGALERAGFKATSIKTTATVHLDKLGDGMGIVRIDLDCVAQVPGIDQNKFLETAEGAKKGCPISKALAAVPEITLKAKLV, encoded by the coding sequence ATGCCAGCTCGTGCCGCGTCCGCGGAATGGAAAGGAACGTTGAAGGAGGGCCACGGGATCATGAAGATGACCAGTGGCGCCTACGAAGGGCCCTATACCTTCGCCTCGCGCTTTGAGTCGGGGAAGGGCACCAACCCCGAAGAGCTGATCGCCGCCGCCCACTCCGGCTGTTTCTCCATGGCCCTTTCGGGCGCCCTGGAGCGCGCCGGCTTCAAGGCCACCAGCATTAAGACGACTGCCACCGTCCATTTGGACAAGCTGGGCGACGGAATGGGAATCGTCCGGATTGATCTGGATTGTGTGGCCCAAGTCCCCGGCATTGATCAGAACAAATTTCTCGAGACCGCCGAGGGCGCCAAGAAAGGATGCCCGATTTCCAAGGCGTTGGCCGCGGTCCCGGAAATCACCCTCAAAGCCAAGCTTGTCTGA
- a CDS encoding phosphatase PAP2 family protein, with protein MRRRLSCCCLIAILIVPLESFGQTPESFSALSVHTSETRGASWAKRVWRSELTRTIVAGVALTRLATHFDSRARHDMTSQNWLEFGGVDVGDTYGDGAQLVGLSLATWGLGVVTGKPELRQSGRTMIKGLVLDALLVASLKSAVGRSRPDGSDTRSFPSGHTSGAFTISTILARRHGWKIGIPAFGLAAFAGVARMEDDRHYLSDVVAGAALGIAVGQLVTPRPRREEAGLHVVAGPTRVGLRLKF; from the coding sequence ATGCGCCGCCGGCTATCCTGCTGTTGCCTGATCGCAATATTGATTGTCCCGCTCGAATCATTCGGACAGACCCCTGAGTCCTTCTCGGCCCTCTCAGTGCATACGTCTGAGACCCGCGGCGCCTCCTGGGCCAAGCGCGTCTGGCGTTCCGAACTGACCCGTACGATTGTTGCCGGCGTGGCGCTCACACGGCTGGCGACCCACTTCGATTCGCGGGCCCGCCATGACATGACCTCACAGAACTGGCTGGAATTCGGCGGGGTCGATGTCGGCGACACTTATGGTGATGGAGCCCAACTGGTGGGCTTGTCGTTGGCGACGTGGGGACTGGGCGTCGTGACCGGCAAACCGGAATTACGCCAAAGCGGCCGCACAATGATCAAGGGTCTTGTCTTGGATGCCCTGTTGGTTGCTTCCCTCAAATCAGCCGTCGGCCGGTCGCGCCCCGATGGCTCCGACACCCGCTCATTTCCTTCCGGCCATACGTCCGGCGCCTTCACTATCTCCACCATCCTCGCCCGGCGGCATGGCTGGAAGATCGGCATTCCCGCGTTCGGTCTGGCGGCCTTCGCTGGAGTGGCTCGCATGGAGGATGACCGCCACTACCTCTCCGATGTCGTTGCCGGGGCGGCGTTGGGGATTGCCGTGGGCCAATTGGTCACCCCCAGGCCGCGCAGGGAAGAGGCCGGGTTGCATGTGGTCGCCGGCCCCACCAGGGTCGGGTTGAGGTTGAAATTCTGA
- a CDS encoding Rrf2 family transcriptional regulator has product MFNVTRKVEYALIGIAHIASQPPGTIVTVREVAEQYRIPGKLLAKIFHELKSAQLLRSHQGKNGGYSMARVPAEVSLAQVIDVIEGQSDVVICFDSEGYRCPQYDNCNIIHPMEQLNVKLRSFLESVSLRDFVANKSQAWASVS; this is encoded by the coding sequence ATGTTCAATGTCACGCGTAAAGTGGAGTATGCCCTCATCGGCATCGCTCACATTGCCTCGCAGCCGCCCGGCACGATCGTGACAGTTCGCGAGGTCGCCGAGCAGTATCGGATTCCCGGTAAGTTGCTGGCCAAGATCTTCCACGAGTTGAAAAGCGCTCAGCTTCTGCGTTCGCATCAGGGAAAAAACGGGGGCTACTCGATGGCCCGCGTTCCGGCCGAGGTCAGCCTCGCGCAGGTGATTGACGTGATCGAGGGGCAGTCGGATGTCGTAATTTGTTTCGACAGTGAGGGATACAGATGCCCGCAGTATGACAATTGCAACATCATCCATCCGATGGAGCAATTGAATGTGAAGTTGCGCAGTTTTCTGGAGTCTGTCAGCCTGCGGGATTTTGTCGCCAACAAATCGCAGGCGTGGGCGTCAGTGAGTTGA
- a CDS encoding 4Fe-4S binding protein encodes MTYVICEPCIGTKDTACVEACPVDCIHPTKEEPEFEESELLFIDPAECIDCGACVPACPVEAIFEESEVPEKWAEFTARNAEYYQK; translated from the coding sequence ATGACGTACGTTATCTGCGAGCCGTGCATCGGGACAAAAGACACCGCGTGTGTCGAAGCCTGTCCGGTGGACTGCATCCATCCGACCAAGGAAGAGCCAGAATTCGAGGAATCGGAACTGCTGTTTATCGACCCGGCCGAATGCATCGATTGCGGCGCCTGCGTGCCGGCCTGCCCGGTCGAGGCGATATTCGAAGAGAGCGAAGTGCCCGAGAAGTGGGCGGAGTTCACGGCCCGCAACGCCGAGTACTATCAGAAGTAG
- a CDS encoding NADH-quinone oxidoreductase subunit A, whose product MYFLGEWLGPRVRTSVKQEPFECGESPFDTPGRPFSVKFYLIAILFVIFDIDLAFLFPWAVVFRDVGLLAFYSMLVFIGILAWALWYIWKKGAFQWD is encoded by the coding sequence ATGTACTTCCTGGGCGAGTGGCTCGGTCCGCGGGTGCGGACCAGCGTCAAGCAGGAGCCGTTTGAGTGCGGCGAAAGTCCGTTCGACACGCCGGGGCGGCCGTTCAGCGTCAAGTTCTACCTCATTGCGATCCTGTTTGTGATCTTTGATATCGACTTGGCCTTCCTGTTTCCCTGGGCGGTGGTCTTCCGCGATGTCGGCCTGCTGGCCTTTTACTCGATGCTGGTGTTTATCGGGATCCTGGCCTGGGCGTTGTGGTACATCTGGAAGAAAGGAGCCTTCCAGTGGGATTGA